The following are from one region of the Halorussus rarus genome:
- a CDS encoding molybdopterin-dependent oxidoreductase — protein MSKDESDTPGPTEHSPTEATPGVPNVDDPRSSTPLTEDFRTGTANDPDVGTDDGGMTSLTVDGDRVAVAPGSTLIDAVEAVDAESDVPALCYYDRDTEQGDEIGPRGTCRTCMVETAEHGVVPACSFPAEDGLDVRTDATDAAEARDVNLDLVLANHNLRCTTCGQNGRCELQDTAIDHGVNRPRYGVFDERDAYAPIDDTSVIQIDRNKCILCNRCVEACNDVQNAGVLRMSGQGDDIHVDFQKHEAETMAESTCISCGHCVTVCPTGSLVEDGLTDATTIPLPGFTQKNSIGEVQERPAVETADTAEAPNRDVPETARAGGATGPDSATDDRSTPATDTRAHQADDRSGVAGFMAKAKQQATEASERAKRRATDASKAAADDALESVEHAAESVAEETLTVGQLFDAAEVVSRGRKRSLTVADTTCTYCGVGCRFELYGRGEEVLGARPADPDQAPANDFSTCVKGKFGYDFVDSDDRLRTPLVKEDGEFREASWEEALDRVAGRLSEIRDEHGAESLAVTSSSKATNEENFLAQKFARQVLGTPHVDNCTRLCHSSTVAALKETVGYGAMTNRINEDIGETDCYLITGSNTTESHPVLATRIVQNVRDGADLFVFDPRETTVAEHADQYSRTQPGADIAWLNGMMRHIVAEDLYDEAFVDERTRHFDELVEAVEPYTPEVVEELTDVPPVELKHAAETIATADTCVYGWAMGLTQHTHGTRNALAIANLALLCGHVGEPRSGLSPFRGQNNVQGGGGDMGPIPNNLPGYQSVEDDEVLDKFEAEWGVRPPDEVGLRVTDMFSAIPGVEETVTGGDGDDAYGGDDANHGAGDEAGSTGAGAVGDEGEPTDAGASGERETEASDEQRRGTDDPSAEEGYTPENTDLRGMYIVGENPAVSEPDLDHVEEALAALDFLVVQELFMTETAKHADVVLPAASLAEKYGTITNTERRVQLVRPAVESPGEARTDAAILQDLAGRMGFDWDYGSAADVMDEINDLAPIYGGVTHERLEEKEDGLQWPCWDEDHPGTPYLYEDEFNFDDGRARFVPSELPEERLPAPTEEYPFTLSTGRVLYHWHTGSMTRRVETSMQHVPESFVTVHPDAADRLGIDDGEYVAVESAQGEIVVRANVEETSGPDVLFIPMHFVNGAVNRLTEEQFDPTSRIPRYKVTNVRVRPLGPDPEEEPTSPDELTGDDSTIAGD, from the coding sequence ATGAGCAAGGACGAATCCGACACCCCCGGACCGACCGAGCACAGCCCGACAGAAGCGACCCCCGGCGTCCCGAACGTCGACGACCCGCGGTCGAGCACGCCGCTGACCGAGGACTTCCGGACCGGGACGGCCAACGACCCGGACGTCGGGACCGACGACGGCGGGATGACCAGCCTCACGGTCGACGGCGACCGCGTCGCGGTCGCGCCCGGCTCGACGCTCATCGACGCCGTCGAGGCGGTCGACGCCGAGTCGGACGTGCCGGCGCTGTGTTACTACGACCGCGACACCGAGCAGGGCGACGAGATCGGGCCGCGGGGCACGTGTCGGACCTGCATGGTCGAGACGGCCGAGCACGGGGTCGTCCCGGCCTGCAGCTTCCCGGCCGAGGACGGCCTCGACGTGCGCACCGACGCCACCGACGCCGCGGAGGCACGCGACGTGAACCTCGATCTCGTCCTCGCGAACCACAACCTGCGGTGCACGACCTGCGGGCAGAACGGCCGGTGCGAGCTCCAGGACACCGCCATCGACCACGGGGTGAACCGACCCCGGTACGGCGTCTTCGACGAGCGCGACGCCTACGCCCCCATCGACGACACGTCGGTCATCCAGATCGACCGCAACAAGTGCATCCTCTGCAACCGGTGCGTCGAGGCCTGTAACGACGTGCAGAACGCGGGCGTCCTCCGGATGTCCGGCCAGGGCGACGACATCCACGTCGACTTCCAGAAGCACGAGGCCGAGACGATGGCGGAGTCGACCTGCATCTCCTGCGGGCACTGCGTCACCGTCTGTCCGACCGGGTCGCTGGTCGAGGACGGCCTCACGGACGCGACGACGATTCCGCTCCCCGGCTTCACCCAGAAGAACTCCATCGGCGAGGTCCAAGAGCGCCCGGCGGTCGAGACGGCCGACACCGCCGAGGCGCCCAACCGCGACGTGCCCGAGACCGCCAGAGCCGGCGGGGCGACGGGGCCGGATTCGGCGACCGACGACCGGTCGACTCCGGCGACCGACACTCGGGCGCACCAGGCGGACGACCGGTCGGGCGTCGCGGGGTTCATGGCGAAGGCGAAGCAGCAGGCGACGGAGGCGTCGGAGCGGGCCAAACGGCGTGCGACCGACGCCTCCAAGGCGGCCGCCGACGATGCGCTGGAGAGCGTCGAACACGCCGCCGAGAGCGTCGCCGAGGAGACGCTCACCGTCGGGCAGCTGTTCGACGCGGCGGAGGTCGTCAGCCGCGGCCGGAAGCGGAGCCTCACGGTGGCAGACACGACCTGCACCTACTGCGGGGTCGGCTGTCGGTTCGAGCTCTACGGGCGGGGCGAGGAAGTGCTGGGCGCCCGTCCCGCCGACCCCGACCAGGCGCCGGCGAACGACTTCTCGACCTGCGTGAAGGGGAAGTTCGGCTACGACTTCGTCGACTCCGACGACCGGCTGCGGACGCCGCTGGTCAAGGAGGACGGGGAGTTCCGCGAGGCGTCGTGGGAGGAGGCGCTCGACCGCGTCGCCGGGCGGCTCTCGGAGATCCGCGACGAGCACGGGGCGGAGTCGCTGGCGGTCACGTCCTCCTCGAAGGCGACCAACGAGGAGAACTTCCTCGCCCAGAAGTTCGCCCGCCAGGTGCTCGGGACGCCCCACGTCGACAACTGCACGCGGCTCTGTCACTCCTCGACCGTCGCCGCGCTCAAGGAGACCGTCGGCTACGGCGCGATGACCAACCGCATCAACGAGGACATCGGCGAGACCGACTGCTACCTCATCACCGGGTCGAACACGACCGAGAGCCACCCGGTGCTGGCGACCCGCATCGTCCAGAACGTCCGGGACGGCGCGGACCTGTTCGTCTTCGACCCGCGGGAGACGACCGTCGCCGAGCACGCCGACCAGTACTCCCGGACCCAGCCCGGCGCGGACATCGCGTGGCTCAACGGGATGATGCGTCACATCGTCGCGGAGGACCTCTACGACGAGGCGTTCGTCGACGAGCGCACCAGGCACTTCGACGAACTGGTCGAGGCCGTCGAGCCGTACACGCCCGAGGTGGTCGAGGAGCTGACCGACGTGCCGCCCGTCGAACTGAAGCACGCCGCCGAGACCATCGCGACCGCCGACACCTGCGTCTACGGGTGGGCGATGGGGCTGACCCAGCACACCCACGGGACGCGCAACGCGCTCGCCATCGCCAACCTGGCGCTGCTGTGCGGCCACGTCGGCGAGCCCCGCTCGGGACTGTCGCCGTTCCGCGGCCAGAACAACGTGCAGGGCGGGGGCGGCGACATGGGACCGATTCCCAACAACCTGCCGGGGTACCAGTCGGTCGAAGACGACGAGGTCCTCGACAAGTTCGAGGCGGAGTGGGGCGTCCGCCCGCCGGACGAGGTCGGCCTCCGCGTCACCGATATGTTCAGCGCCATCCCGGGCGTCGAGGAGACCGTCACGGGCGGGGACGGCGACGACGCCTACGGCGGTGACGACGCGAACCACGGCGCTGGTGACGAAGCCGGGTCGACCGGCGCGGGCGCTGTCGGCGACGAGGGAGAGCCGACCGATGCGGGCGCTTCCGGCGAGCGGGAGACGGAGGCGTCCGACGAACAGCGCCGGGGGACCGACGACCCGAGCGCCGAGGAGGGCTACACCCCGGAGAACACCGACCTGCGCGGGATGTACATCGTCGGCGAGAACCCAGCCGTCTCGGAGCCGGACCTCGACCACGTCGAGGAGGCGCTGGCGGCGCTCGACTTCCTCGTGGTCCAGGAGCTGTTCATGACCGAGACCGCCAAGCACGCCGACGTGGTGCTGCCGGCGGCCTCGCTCGCCGAGAAGTACGGCACCATCACGAACACCGAGCGGCGGGTCCAGTTAGTCCGGCCGGCCGTCGAGTCGCCGGGCGAGGCCCGGACCGACGCCGCCATCCTCCAGGACCTCGCGGGTCGCATGGGCTTCGACTGGGACTACGGGAGCGCCGCCGACGTGATGGACGAGATCAACGACCTCGCGCCCATCTACGGCGGCGTCACCCACGAGCGACTGGAGGAGAAGGAGGACGGCCTCCAGTGGCCCTGCTGGGACGAGGACCACCCTGGGACGCCGTATCTCTACGAGGACGAGTTCAACTTCGACGACGGGAGGGCCCGGTTCGTCCCGTCGGAACTGCCCGAGGAGCGACTCCCGGCTCCGACCGAGGAGTACCCGTTCACGCTCTCGACGGGGCGGGTCCTCTACCACTGGCACACGGGGTCGATGACCCGCCGGGTCGAGACGTCGATGCAGCACGTCCCCGAGAGCTTCGTCACCGTCCACCCGGACGCCGCCGACCGCCTCGGCATCGACGACGGGGAGTACGTCGCCGTCGAGTCCGCGCAGGGCGAGATCGTGGTGCGGGCCAACGTCGAGGAGACCTCGGGGCCGGACGTCCTGTTCATCCCGATGCACTTCGTCAACGGTGCCGTCAACAGGCTGACCGAGGAGCAGTTCGACCCGACCAGCAGGATCCCCCGGTACAAGGTGACGAACGTCCGGGTCCGGCCGCTCGGGCCGGACCCCGAGGAGGAGCCGACCTCGCCCGACGAACTGACCGGCGACGACTCGACCATCGCTGGCGATTGA
- a CDS encoding NADH-ubiquinone oxidoreductase-F iron-sulfur binding region domain-containing protein gives MSRTEPSGRDSSLVRVTVGGFESQSATEWPADDRTSPARRDRRTLETASDAADGVDVLEVGSTGARALEPLVLVTREGRTAYHPRPSAERTRALVEAAESGGVGADDAAWVVEHDPGVETLPRPPDGPLSVGTRRALGGCGWTDPEGRVAAYADATALARDDPDAALDRLREIGVLGRGRGDASADAPVADDLSTVRETPGDPVVVVNANESDRRNETDRTLLGGAPASVLDGALAVAAVVGADPGDVVVYTNEADDLARDRTRRAARAIAERVGGGADDDAETPQVVAGPDEFIAGEPTMALEALEGNDRLEARLRPPGPARHGLYGRPTVVHTPRTLAQIRAALLDPDSFDAGPDPGTRLFTVTGDVEAPATVELPTGESLARVRDAVEPEGRVATACVGGQFGGFARSLDLSASSPALTDADLGTEGAVELFGEDRCPVATTGRRVRFATEENCGRCFPCREGSKQLLDLLRDVYDGSYDDDMIRELARTMGASSLCLFGESAGRTVGTALDRFETEFEAHADGRCPSGVCEVSRS, from the coding sequence GTGAGTAGGACGGAACCCTCCGGCCGCGACTCGTCTCTCGTCCGCGTCACGGTCGGCGGCTTCGAGTCGCAGTCGGCGACCGAGTGGCCGGCCGACGACCGGACGTCGCCCGCGAGGCGGGACCGACGGACGCTGGAGACCGCGAGCGACGCCGCCGACGGGGTCGACGTGCTCGAAGTGGGCTCGACCGGCGCTCGGGCGCTCGAACCGCTCGTGCTGGTCACCCGCGAGGGCCGGACCGCGTACCACCCCCGACCGTCGGCCGAGCGAACGCGGGCGCTCGTCGAGGCGGCCGAGTCGGGCGGCGTCGGCGCCGACGACGCGGCGTGGGTCGTCGAACACGACCCCGGCGTCGAGACGCTGCCGAGACCGCCGGACGGGCCGCTCTCGGTCGGCACTCGCCGCGCGCTCGGCGGGTGCGGGTGGACCGACCCCGAAGGCCGCGTGGCCGCCTACGCGGACGCGACGGCGCTCGCGCGCGACGACCCGGACGCGGCGCTCGACCGGCTCCGGGAGATCGGCGTCCTCGGTCGCGGCCGGGGCGATGCCAGCGCAGACGCTCCCGTCGCCGACGACCTATCGACGGTGCGCGAGACGCCGGGCGACCCGGTCGTGGTCGTGAACGCCAACGAGAGCGACCGGCGCAACGAGACCGACCGGACGCTGCTCGGCGGGGCGCCGGCGTCGGTCCTCGACGGGGCGCTGGCCGTCGCCGCCGTCGTGGGGGCCGACCCGGGCGACGTCGTCGTGTACACGAACGAGGCCGACGACCTCGCCCGGGACCGGACGCGCCGGGCGGCGCGCGCGATCGCCGAGCGCGTCGGTGGCGGTGCGGATGACGACGCGGAGACGCCCCAAGTGGTCGCCGGGCCGGACGAGTTCATCGCCGGCGAACCCACCATGGCGCTCGAGGCGCTGGAGGGCAACGACCGGCTGGAAGCGCGCCTGCGCCCGCCCGGCCCCGCCAGGCACGGCCTGTACGGTCGGCCGACCGTCGTCCACACGCCCCGGACGCTCGCCCAGATCCGCGCCGCGCTGCTCGACCCCGACAGCTTCGACGCCGGCCCCGACCCGGGGACGCGGCTGTTCACGGTCACCGGCGACGTCGAGGCGCCCGCGACCGTCGAACTGCCGACCGGCGAATCGCTCGCCCGCGTTCGGGACGCCGTCGAGCCGGAGGGCCGGGTCGCGACGGCGTGCGTCGGCGGCCAGTTCGGCGGATTCGCCCGGTCGCTCGACCTGTCGGCGAGTTCGCCCGCGCTGACGGACGCCGACCTCGGGACCGAGGGCGCGGTCGAACTGTTCGGCGAGGACCGCTGCCCGGTGGCGACGACCGGCCGGCGGGTGCGATTCGCCACCGAGGAGAACTGCGGGCGGTGCTTCCCCTGCCGCGAGGGGTCCAAGCAGCTCCTCGACCTCCTGCGGGACGTCTACGACGGCAGCTACGACGACGACATGATACGCGAACTCGCCCGGACGATGGGTGCGTCGAGCCTCTGTCTCTTCGGCGAGTCGGCCGGCCGGACCGTCGGCACCGCACTCGACCGGTTCGAGACCGAGTTCGAGGCGCACGCCGACGGCCGCTGTCCCAGCGGCGTCTGCGAGGTATCTCGCTCATGA